A single window of Streptomyces cathayae DNA harbors:
- a CDS encoding nitrate- and nitrite sensing domain-containing protein: MRFRGKSVRRKIVALLLVPLVSLTAIWGFATVFTGRSVTQLFRVSAAVEDIGHPIEKTVRVLQQERRQTLVHLADPRASDTLSALRATRTATDGAIAEVRKNAGTPDVRDGLSTGGEDRITAVLDAFDGIDSLRGSVEQGTMNRAEALHQYNLLVDSCYALLTSLDGIDNVEVDEQGRALLNLSRARELLAREDALLGSALVVGTLSRTEVRDVSDLVAQRTLLYDIALPQLPAADRGRYESFWRNAASAPLRVAEEAAVSSGTGPPRGVTAKSWDTAAGHVLEELGTLDDQATDRYQDRVQPVAMSVITWAVLVGVLGLVAVLVSLVLSVRIGRGLIRDLRQLRLEAHEASGVRLPSVMRRLSAGEQVDIETEIPRLEYDRNEMGEVGQALNTLQRAAVEAAVKQAELRSGVSEVFVNLARRSQVLLHKQLTLLDSMERRTEDTEELADLFRLDHLTTRMRRHAEGLVILSGAAPSRQWRKPVQLMDVVRAAVAEVEDYERIEVRRLPRVAVTGPAVADLTHLVAELLENATVFSPPHTAVQVLGERVANGFTLEIHDRGLGMAAEALLDANLRLAETPEFELSDTDRLGLFVVSRLAQRQNVRVSLQPSPYGGTTAVVFIPDALLTDDVPDTNGAGFRLDRPRRAKEREPGENRRPALSQVPVQRPGVSASLLDGPIELEGPVDLDALDDYPGAPADEDGEHSGLFRPRRSSGRTEDERPGPRRELHQRAPENRDGPDRGRDRDGQANGPAPLPRRGVPKLVSSHGRPVDDEHVRRERTDHDTGTPSAHPGQEPAPPPLPARRRSTESRPGSTPQEAGDRPDLGSLPRRVRQASLVPQLRRSTRPRNEERSQPVERDAEEVRSRMASLQRGWQRGRDENAEADDGPGGTAPRGTTKND; this comes from the coding sequence ATGCGCTTTCGCGGGAAGTCCGTCCGCCGGAAGATCGTGGCGCTGCTTCTCGTGCCGCTGGTGTCCCTGACCGCGATCTGGGGCTTCGCCACGGTATTCACGGGACGGTCGGTCACTCAGCTGTTCCGGGTCTCCGCCGCGGTCGAGGACATCGGCCACCCGATCGAGAAAACCGTCCGCGTCCTCCAGCAGGAACGCCGCCAGACCCTCGTCCACCTCGCCGATCCGCGGGCCTCGGACACGCTCTCCGCGCTCCGCGCCACCCGCACGGCCACCGACGGCGCCATCGCCGAGGTCCGCAAGAACGCGGGCACCCCCGACGTCCGCGACGGGCTGAGTACGGGCGGCGAGGACCGGATCACCGCTGTCCTGGACGCGTTCGACGGCATCGACTCCCTGCGCGGCAGCGTCGAGCAGGGCACGATGAACCGCGCCGAGGCCCTCCACCAGTACAACCTTCTCGTGGACTCCTGCTACGCCCTCCTGACCTCCCTCGACGGCATCGACAACGTGGAGGTGGACGAGCAGGGCCGCGCCCTGCTCAACCTCAGCCGCGCCCGTGAACTCCTCGCCCGCGAGGACGCCCTGCTCGGCTCGGCCCTCGTCGTCGGCACACTGTCCCGCACAGAGGTACGCGACGTCTCCGACCTCGTGGCCCAGCGCACGCTGCTGTACGACATCGCTCTGCCGCAGTTGCCGGCCGCGGACCGGGGCCGCTACGAGAGCTTCTGGAGGAACGCGGCGTCCGCTCCGCTGCGCGTCGCCGAGGAGGCGGCCGTCTCCTCCGGCACCGGACCGCCTCGCGGAGTCACCGCGAAGAGCTGGGACACCGCCGCCGGCCATGTGCTCGAAGAACTCGGTACCCTCGACGACCAGGCCACCGACCGCTATCAGGACCGCGTCCAGCCGGTCGCCATGAGCGTCATCACCTGGGCCGTCCTCGTCGGCGTCCTCGGACTGGTCGCCGTCCTCGTCTCCCTCGTCCTGTCCGTGCGCATCGGCCGCGGCCTCATCCGTGATCTGCGGCAGTTACGTCTCGAGGCGCATGAGGCCTCCGGCGTGCGACTGCCCAGTGTGATGCGCCGTCTCTCGGCGGGCGAACAGGTCGACATCGAGACCGAGATCCCCCGCCTGGAGTACGACAGGAACGAGATGGGCGAGGTCGGCCAGGCCCTCAACACCCTGCAGCGCGCGGCCGTGGAGGCGGCCGTCAAACAGGCCGAACTGCGCTCCGGGGTCTCGGAGGTGTTCGTCAACCTCGCCCGCCGAAGCCAGGTTCTGCTGCACAAACAGCTCACCCTGCTGGACAGCATGGAGCGCCGGACCGAGGACACCGAGGAACTCGCCGACCTGTTCCGTCTGGACCATCTGACCACCCGCATGCGCCGGCACGCCGAGGGGCTGGTCATCCTCTCCGGGGCCGCGCCCTCCCGGCAGTGGCGCAAACCGGTCCAGCTCATGGACGTCGTGCGCGCCGCCGTCGCCGAGGTCGAGGACTACGAGCGCATCGAGGTCCGCAGACTGCCGCGGGTCGCCGTCACCGGCCCCGCCGTCGCCGACCTCACCCACCTGGTGGCCGAACTCCTGGAGAACGCCACGGTGTTCTCCCCACCGCACACCGCCGTCCAGGTCCTGGGCGAGCGTGTGGCCAACGGCTTCACCCTGGAGATCCACGACCGCGGTCTCGGCATGGCGGCCGAAGCGCTGCTGGATGCCAACCTGCGGCTCGCCGAGACCCCGGAGTTCGAACTCTCCGACACCGACCGGCTCGGACTGTTCGTGGTCAGCCGTCTCGCGCAGCGGCAGAACGTCCGGGTCTCCCTGCAGCCCTCCCCCTACGGCGGCACCACCGCGGTCGTCTTCATCCCGGACGCACTCCTGACGGACGACGTCCCGGACACCAACGGAGCCGGCTTCCGCCTCGACCGGCCCCGGCGCGCCAAGGAGAGGGAACCAGGGGAGAACCGTCGTCCCGCGCTGTCCCAGGTGCCCGTACAACGGCCCGGAGTGTCCGCCTCGCTGCTGGACGGACCGATCGAACTCGAGGGCCCCGTCGACCTGGACGCCCTCGACGACTACCCGGGGGCCCCGGCGGACGAGGACGGCGAACACAGCGGCCTGTTCCGCCCCCGGCGCTCCTCGGGCCGCACCGAGGACGAGCGGCCGGGCCCTCGGCGTGAGCTGCATCAGCGGGCTCCCGAGAACCGCGACGGACCGGACAGGGGCAGGGACAGGGACGGGCAGGCGAACGGCCCCGCTCCGCTGCCCCGCAGGGGAGTCCCCAAGCTGGTCAGTTCCCACGGCCGCCCGGTCGACGACGAGCACGTCCGCCGGGAGCGGACGGACCACGACACCGGCACCCCCTCTGCCCACCCGGGGCAGGAGCCCGCACCGCCGCCCCTGCCCGCCCGCCGACGGAGCACGGAGTCCCGCCCCGGCAGCACCCCACAGGAGGCAGGCGACCGGCCCGACCTTGGATCGCTGCCCCGACGGGTACGGCAGGCCAGCCTCGTCCCACAGCTCAGACGAAGCACGCGACCACGGAACGAGGAAAGATCCCAGCCCGTCGAACGGGACGCGGAGGAAGTGCGCAGCCGCATGGCCTCGCTCCAGCGCGGCTGGCAGCGCGGCCGCGACGAGAACGCCGAGGCCGACGACGGCCCCGGCGGGACAGCACCACGAGGAACGACCAAGAACGACTGA
- a CDS encoding DUF742 domain-containing protein — MSADGEGRSHWFDEEAGPVVRPYAMTRGRTSSAAQHRLDLIAVVVAEPEADDPEADPTLSPEHVDIVGLCRDTPQTVAELAAELDLPVGVVRVLVGDLVDLESVHVNRPVPPAELPDESILRDVINGLRAL, encoded by the coding sequence ATGAGTGCTGACGGCGAGGGAAGAAGCCACTGGTTCGACGAGGAGGCCGGACCGGTCGTCCGTCCGTATGCCATGACGCGGGGCCGCACCTCGAGTGCGGCCCAGCACCGCCTCGACCTGATCGCGGTGGTCGTCGCCGAACCCGAAGCGGACGATCCCGAAGCGGACCCCACCCTCTCCCCGGAACACGTGGACATCGTCGGGCTGTGCCGTGACACGCCGCAGACCGTCGCCGAACTCGCCGCGGAACTCGACCTGCCCGTCGGAGTGGTACGCGTCCTCGTCGGAGATCTCGTCGACCTCGAATCCGTCCACGTGAACCGGCCGGTTCCCCCCGCCGAACTGCCGGACGAGAGTATTCTGCGCGATGTGATCAACGGCCTCCGAGCGCTGTGA
- a CDS encoding roadblock/LC7 domain-containing protein, with protein MTAPNTTGHAEGGKGELNWLLDDLVDRVASIRKAVVLSGDGLATGASGGLTREDSEHLAAVASGFHSLAKGVGRHFEAGGVRQTVVELDEAFLFVTAAGDGSCLAVLADADSDVGQVAYEMTLLVKRVGPHLDAEPRTDLPPGG; from the coding sequence ATGACCGCACCGAACACGACCGGCCACGCCGAAGGCGGCAAGGGGGAGCTGAACTGGCTCCTCGACGACCTGGTGGACCGCGTCGCGAGCATACGGAAGGCCGTCGTGCTCTCCGGCGACGGCCTCGCCACGGGGGCGTCCGGGGGACTGACCCGCGAGGACAGCGAGCACCTCGCCGCCGTGGCCTCCGGGTTCCACAGCCTCGCCAAGGGGGTGGGCCGCCACTTCGAGGCAGGCGGTGTCCGACAGACCGTCGTCGAACTCGACGAGGCCTTCCTGTTCGTCACGGCCGCCGGAGACGGCAGCTGTCTCGCCGTCCTCGCCGACGCCGACTCGGACGTCGGACAGGTCGCCTACGAGATGACCCTTCTGGTGAAGCGGGTCGGCCCGCATCTGGACGCCGAACCACGCACCGATCTGCCTCCGGGTGGGTAG